One stretch of Prionailurus viverrinus isolate Anna chromosome C1, UM_Priviv_1.0, whole genome shotgun sequence DNA includes these proteins:
- the LOC125171827 gene encoding LOW QUALITY PROTEIN: 60S ribosomal protein L39-like (The sequence of the model RefSeq protein was modified relative to this genomic sequence to represent the inferred CDS: substituted 2 bases at 2 genomic stop codons), translated as MSSHKTFGIKRFLARKQKQNHPIPXXVQIKTGNKIRYNSKRRHWRRTKLGL; from the coding sequence ATGTCTTCGCACAAGACTTTCGGGATCAAGCGATTTCTGgccaggaaacaaaagcagaatcatCCCATTCCCTAGTGAGTTCAGATAAAGACTGGTAATAAAATCAGGTACAACTCCAAGAGGCGGCATTGGAGAAGAACGAAGCTGGGTCTGTAA